The Halobacterium sp. CBA1132 genome has a segment encoding these proteins:
- a CDS encoding PIN domain-containing protein, with amino-acid sequence MILDTQFLGSLVEQTPAAKRKAGELDATGVPARIPAMVSWEVHYGIAKAPESKRQTLETAYEKLFQSFPVVEFDDTLARKAGRLRGAHASSDSLPALDGADSAVAATALAFDEPVVSNDADFEGVAGLRVETY; translated from the coding sequence GTGATTCTGGACACGCAGTTCCTCGGGAGCCTCGTCGAGCAGACGCCGGCGGCGAAGCGGAAAGCGGGAGAGTTGGACGCAACCGGCGTTCCCGCTCGAATTCCAGCGATGGTCTCCTGGGAGGTCCACTACGGCATCGCGAAGGCACCAGAGTCGAAACGGCAGACCCTCGAAACCGCCTACGAGAAGCTATTTCAGTCGTTTCCGGTCGTCGAGTTCGACGACACCCTCGCACGAAAGGCAGGACGCCTGCGGGGCGCACACGCTAGTTCGGACTCGCTGCCTGCTCTCGACGGTGCGGACTCGGCCGTCGCGGCGACGGCGCTGGCCTTCGACGAACCGGTCGTCAGCAACGACGCGGATTTCGAGGGCGTAGCTGGGCTGCGTGTCGAGACGTACTGA
- a CDS encoding antitoxin VapB family protein produces the protein MGTKQVRVSERLYARVEAEKREGESFSEALERMVGGYGLLDFADDVEDASDAWDTGALEADFETDDEANRRALDEELP, from the coding sequence ATGGGTACGAAGCAGGTCCGGGTGAGCGAACGGCTGTACGCCCGCGTCGAGGCCGAGAAACGCGAGGGCGAGTCGTTCAGCGAGGCGCTCGAACGGATGGTCGGCGGGTACGGCCTGCTCGACTTCGCGGACGACGTCGAAGACGCCAGCGACGCGTGGGACACCGGAGCTCTCGAAGCCGACTTCGAGACCGATGACGAGGCGAACCGTCGGGCACTCGACGAGGAACTCCCGTGA